A genomic region of Plasmodium malariae genome assembly, chromosome: 14 contains the following coding sequences:
- the PmUG01_14016500 gene encoding gamete antigen 27/25, putative, whose translation MFLEIEKTENILTVLRGFEKKYGYKFVDDESKNNCVSRIKKRLNSFVIEGVLTEEYLKQGEIFFWIEQRVGEEMSVKVYSAKQYPDKRKMCYNKNEIKKVKNDYEKEKCIKYSPEMIHNNIVTVGSFLVDILRESTFIRSKY comes from the coding sequence atgtttttagaaatagagaaaaccgaaaatattttaacagtTTTACGCGGatttgaaaaaaagtatGGATATAAATTTGTTGACGACGAATCCAAGAATAACTGTGTTAGCAGAATAAAAAAGCGTCTTAATTCATTTGTGATTGAAGGTGTTTTAACAGAAGAATATTTGAAGCAGGgcgaaatttttttttggattgAACAAAGAGTTGGTGAGGAAATGTCTGTGAAGGTCTACAGTGCGAAACAGTATCcagataaaagaaaaatgtgttacaataaaaatgaaataaaaaaagttaaaaatgattatgaaaaagaaaaatgtatcaAATATTCACCGGAAATGAtccataataatatagttaCAGTTGGGAGCTTCCTTGTTGATATACTAAGAGAATCTACATTCATACGATCAAAATACTAA